TTACAAATTTTACTTTTTTCACTGTCGGCCGCTTCAATTTATGTATTGAATCAAATCGCCGACCGTAAAGTCGATGCGGATAATAGCGGATTCCCGTTATTGCTTAAAAGCGAAATTACAAATAAAACAGTTTGGGTTTTAGCGTCGATTCTTGCTGTTTTATCAACAGCAGTCCCGTTTTTTTGCGGACATAAAAACATTTCTGCATTATCTCTCGCCTCTATTTTATTAGGAATCGCATATTGTTTTGCGCCGTTTTCGTTTTCGAGAAAACCTGTTTTGGATTTTTTGTCGAATGCTTTAGGATATGGAACAATTGCGTTTTCGGTTGGCTGGATTTTGGGCGGAGAAAGAATTAACATAGAAATTAATTCCGACTTTTTGCGCTCAATGTTCCCGTATTTTTGGATGATGGCGGCCGGTTCGATTTCTTCTACTTTGCCTGACTATGAAAGCGATAAAGCGAATAAAAAAATCACCACAGCAGTATATTTCGGCAAAAAAACAGCGCATTTTGTCGCAATCGGCTGTATTCTTTCGTCAATTGTCAGCGCGGTATATAACGGAAAAGATTTTGTAGCGCTTTGCGCTTCGTTAATCGCAATGATTTTATATGTTTTATATGTTGTTTTTCCGCAAAACGAAAAACTTATGGAAGCGTGCTACAAAATCGGCGGCGCAGTTTCAATACTTATCATCGGGTTATTTTTTCCGATTTTAATAATTTCCGGCATGATTATTGTAGTGTCTTCAGTTTTATATTTTAGGATATTTTACAATGTTTTCTACCCTTCGCTTTTACCTGCAAAAGAAAAATTTCATCTGAAATAACTTGTTTTCGAGCTGAAAAACAATAGAACAAACATGGTTTCATCTTGACGAATCTATTACTGTGTTATGGAATTACACTGCACAAAAATTATTTGGGAAAGAAAGGTTTTTGAGGTAATTTCGCAATACATTGAGATAACGTTTATTTAGTCGAACGTCTATAAATCACAAAGGGCATGTAAAGTT
This window of the Chitinispirillales bacterium genome carries:
- a CDS encoding UbiA family prenyltransferase — encoded protein: MDLFFITRPVVLVPVWGFALFGYRISSQTSNIFQTINFSVILQILLFSLSAASIYVLNQIADRKVDADNSGFPLLLKSEITNKTVWVLASILAVLSTAVPFFCGHKNISALSLASILLGIAYCFAPFSFSRKPVLDFLSNALGYGTIAFSVGWILGGERINIEINSDFLRSMFPYFWMMAAGSISSTLPDYESDKANKKITTAVYFGKKTAHFVAIGCILSSIVSAVYNGKDFVALCASLIAMILYVLYVVFPQNEKLMEACYKIGGAVSILIIGLFFPILIISGMIIVVSSVLYFRIFYNVFYPSLLPAKEKFHLK